A window of Daucus carota subsp. sativus chromosome 2, DH1 v3.0, whole genome shotgun sequence genomic DNA:
aaggcgaatataaattatgtatacgtcacccatcgtggcatgtaatttatggtgtctagaatgttatagatattactggaacaaacttcttaaattaatacgaatagatacggattttctttatctctgatttggggcgatttcgaaggcttatgggtattaagtgagaccgatgtgactcctcactgcctagaaatcaaaccagacacgaatattgaattgaagtattctattccagaaatattggaaggtatacatgccgcccatcgtggcgtaccaagttccataggtttcgggtaatttaagaattgatgatggtatacacttagctatgaaaaataatatagaccaccccaacgtggcttattgtttagtaataggaccgaagtaacgtttaaacaaatttaggtggtatacatgtcacccatcgtgacgtaccagaaacttatggtgtttaaacgttagtgcatttaatttttaatcattgttagaggaaccaataggacttaattttttatgcacccttctttatgtgtaatgtgattttttcatgcatgattctcaggatataatggggtttaatccactgttcaccatacttaaggataacaaacttaccggacctaactatattgaatggaaacgtaatttggacattgtgttgactgctgaagagtacaagttttgcacttatgaacccaagcctgagcagcccgctgctgatgctcctgatgaggagaaagagtattataagcggtggacaaaggctgatgagatgtcgcgatgttacattctggcagcaatgtcgggtgttttgcagcatcagcatcaggctatggccactgcttcggatatgctctttaatctcaaagaactttttggagatcagaatagggctgctaggcaagtagccatgaaggctttaatgaacactcagatggctgaaggtacacctgtaagggatcatgttctcaagatgatgtcacatctgaatgagatagagatccttggtgcagagcttgacggggaaacccagattgacattatccttatgagcttgcccaagagttttgagcagttccgcttgaattacaacatgaacaagaggcagtacagtcttgcggaactgctgacagaacttcaggcagctgaagggttatttcgccagagtgttcaagtgaatgtggctgagaaaggttcttcctctaagccgaaaggcaataagaagaagaaaaaggctcagacacagaaagctgtgaaggcagtgggagttcaaggtggtgtgaaaaagcctaaggggaagtgctaccggtgcaagcagtcgggtcactggaaaaaggattgtcctcttcctaagaagacaaacgatactggtatgtctctttctctagttacagaaacatttgtagcggctatatctacgagcacttggtgtgtagatactggagccactgatcatgtttgtaactctatgcaggggttccagcaatccagaatgcttagagatggtgagatctacgtgttcatgggagatgctacgaaagtagcagtagttgcagtaggagttattcatttatcttttggttctgataggattttggttttgaacaattgtctttatgtaccttcttttagaaggaatttgatttcggtttctaaacttgctatggatggttataatgtttgtttggatcgtaatgtttctattatgatgaataaacggattatatgttctggtacattgcaagacaatttgtatataattaatcctaatcaacccgcactgcaactacaacatagggtattgaatacacatcttctacctctaataaaagaaaggaaccttctagtttgaaccaaacatatctttggcacttgagactaggtcatattaacttgaggaggattcaaagactggtagtagacgggcctttaggctcattggcagtggagccatttccagtttgtgaatcctgcttggaaggtaaaatgaccaataggccttttaaggcaaaggggaatagagccaaagaagtgttaggattggttcactctgatttatgtggacccatgaatatccaagcaagaggtggttatgagtatttcgtcccttttattgacgattattctagatatggatacatttatttgttgcgccgtaagtctgagtgctttgagaaattcaaagagtacaaagctaaaacggagaagcgacataataaaagtatcaagtcactacgatctgatcgtggtggcgaatacttgcttggggaattcagggagccaaggtccgattgttcctacaagaTTGGCATACTATGTAATGAGTACCAATCTCGTTAACTATCTACAAGATCGTCTCAAAATTGGAGGTATGATTATTCAACTTCAtcatttattgagtttgatCAGAAAAATAAGAAGCAAAATAACAGGAAGAAGGTGAATAAGTGCAGTGCTAGTTATGAAGTTGGTGGAGGTTATTTACAAGAGGAATTGAATGCTAGAGATAGCACAAGAAAAAAGCAGCAGGGGAAAGAGGAGCCATCTGTTGATTCTTCTGCTTATTATCAAGCTATCCTTAAAGGTGGGGATCAAGTCACCCTCTGTTCTTGAAGAGATTGCGAAGCTGGTCTCTCTCTATTTCTCTCTCTACCTATGCTTGTTATTAAATATAACTCTGTCCTGTTTTACGGTTAATAAGTGGGAATGCgatattagttttattattttataaatttcaattaactTTCAGTTTCAATAACTGTACAAGCGAGGCTGggaaaataatttcggttcggttcggttttgaataTAATAATTCGGTTTGAACCAAAATAAccgaattttttattatatataaaataaatagattttatatattagtaattaGTAATGTAAAGCTTTACTAGTTTCTGTGATTAGCGATCTTTTATTGTGTGACTGACTGTGAGTCTGTGATGTGCTCCGTTGTTCTATTCTCTTTTAAACAAACTGTTTATGTTGCTCTGCCAGGCTAATGTTAAGTTCTGGTAAATTTGAACAAGTTTAGTTTTGTTTATGGCAGGAGTCTTAATACCATAAAAAGGAACTCGGTATAATGATATTGTCGGTTAATATGGTTTCTATGTTTTGATGTATTGCCCTGTCCGCTGCAGCATTGAATTTGGTCGGAACCACATACTAATATGATAGATAAAAGAGAAGTAGGAATCAGGAATATAGATTTACACTCGAAGTGCCCAGAATTGCCTGCAAATGAAAAGTTCAGtttttttaaaccgaaaccgaaccgaaataattcggttggtTCTGTTCGGTTTAGaataataattcggttcggtttggtttcaaAAAACTGCATAATTCGATTTTCAGTTTTCTctgttcggttcggttctgaACCGAATCGACCTAATGCTCAGCCCTAATCTTTTACAtaatcatcactatcatacagatcaccttcaccttcattttcaaatctgagattgtcatgaaatccttcatctgaaagaccttgaatctttttatcatcaaataccacatggattgattccataacaatgttagttctcagattataaactctaaatgattttccattagagTATCCAAAccaaaatagcttcatctgctttggcttcaaatttcccaagattttcaccttggtTCCTTAGAACATAGccttgcatccaaagacatgaagaaagctaattgaagGCTTTTTTTCTTTATAGAGCTAATTGAAAGCAAGCAGtgttaacagcttcagcccaaaaataggttggtaGTTGAGCTTCATTcagcatggttcttgcagcttcaatcaaggttctgtttttcctttccaccactccattttgctgtggagttcttggtgcagagaactcatgtgtgattcctttttcttcacaaaattctttcattgCCGAATTCTTAAATTcagtcccattgtcacttctaaTTCTTTCAACTTTAATATTTGGATTGTTGTCTAATGCCTTGAtgtgattgataatgattttctcagcttcatccttagaatgcaggaagaaagtctaAGTAaactttgaaaaatcatcaacaatcactacaCAAAATCTCTTCTTTGAAATTGACAtgattgaaaggatatcttcgatattgatttattttggtatttattaaataaacataaaatttaaatcacctagatcctcccaataggacatttaatttaaatgattatttctAACTGAAAGGTTAATTTTAGCAAGTGATTTGAAAAATGATTTCCGTATCAAAATGCTTTTAAAAGATTTTCTGTGCAATATACATGCTGAGGAATATCGCCATTCTACGATTTTCTCTCTCTTACTATTGCAAAATCAAATTGACATGAAGATGGGAAAAAGGATTTTCACATGTTGATATTCTTTAAAAGcttcatgtaacattattttcaaaatctagtatttaaagtgatttattccctattttatcaatttcttatttttcgggataaattaactttaattactcaaaaataaatctttccttccaaaaaaatcattttctatccaaaagaaagatttaccctctcatctcattaatatttggtcttacaaatattaatatcagtttTTATAATCTCGGAAAATATTTCCTCTTCGGTCTCTCAAATTGcttatttttcggagaaaaatattgtGATACTTAGAATGTtttccaaaattatcaaaatcatgatttatcatgaatctcgatattctaagtattttggtttcaaaaactagtcaagggtctactcgttttgaccaaatactaatttttcaggttttcatatatttccttattttttaaaggaaatttatttaaatactcaaatataCTTCCCAACACTCCAAACTATTTTATCGTTGAgggaatatatttatagtatttattcaagtcaaAAGTTTAGtcaaattcctttttttttaaatcatcaaaagaatttttgtattttatcgTATTCCGAAAAGcagtttttatcgttttaattccggataaaatacttctacttgctagaatgacttgaaactttggggatgtcatttttatatgtataggcatgttaggtaaaagtttcgtaatttttcgaGAACTTTCGTTTCGTAACGTTTTTCTATCTGTCGTCCAAAACTTCGAGTGagcgtttgaccaagctagagttgaccaaaaatcaccaaacttcacagaatttcattttccaatatttggagatttatcatatttttggttgaatttattGGAGACTTTCGGAAATTCGTCATATTTATTAAACGATACGTGATACGCATTTAATCGCTAAAACCGAAGCGTttatattgtttaatatatattcaaaatctgATGAGAATTGTGGCACATGCTTGAATTCCCCACCAACCAACAAACTTGGCTCACAATTGGCcacatctctctcaatctcaccATACACTTACATTTAATCCTAACCCTTCATTCTACCTAACCCCTCCTATAAATAAACCCCCACCCCTACCCATTTTTTTTAAGCTAAAAGCCAtagaagtgctgagatttttgaagtatacactctctctttcatctacaaacactctctacaaatacttcttctctaaaacctccattcttatatatatatatatatatatatacacaaggttttagttatacaaGCTTTTGTTCATCCAACCAAGCTTTGTCTCACCACTTTAGCTCCTTAACCACTACCATCttgcctcccgaagggctgcccaaattcgtcCGTGTGCTTATAGTCCTACCGAatctccggcgaatttttccggcgaactttccgaTCGTTTTTCGTAAGTGGTTAtattttagcttcattaatccgtgtcttaaccgaccgtTTTATTTATACAAGAGCTCGTTATTATCATCGATCTACTCTCTACAAAAGCTCTTCATCTCATATCTCTAATAAAAGAGAtttattatttcgaataaattaCTAACACGAACTAAAGATTCGTGATATTCGAAATATACCAACACGAACTAAAGTTTCGTGAAATATTCTAACGAACTAAAGATTCGTTATATTTGAGTTTTATTATACAAGAATAACCTTTATATCATACGATCTAATattctcaaatatatattatacaaacgAACATCGATTCGTATTATTTTGTATACGAACTAAAAGTCGTATACATCTCGAAAAAGAGATTTGTATTTGACGACGGTCAAATCGATTACATCAAGCTTGATCAAATTCCCTACTAGCACCTTGTGTTCCGTTGGGAAGAAAACGATCTAAAaactatttattttctttaacgtTTATTTAGTACTTTAACTCGCCTTATCTAACTTTCCGCGATTAACTTGTTTCGTTATTTTTCTTACTTGGTTTAAGTCCCGCTAGTACCATTCGAGCTTCGTGGgattaataatcaaataagcctactatacgtatttatatactttctgcactttatagttgttatcattataagtgtataaatattgtattgttggATTTGCGGAATTTATATTGGCTTGTGCTAAAGTTAAAGAAAATCTCAACTCTCTCTACGAacttcattgatttaatttagtCTTGAAAGACTATATAAAAGAGAAGAGTTATATTGAAAAGAAGCAAAGACTTCTCGATTATATTACTTCGAAAATAGACGTATTTTCATATAAAGAAGTAATTATATAAGTCTTGTGCCATCGAGCCTAAATAGACTTAAAACTCCGAATATAATTTATTCGATCTACACGGAGTTTATAAATACAAGTATTCGTTGATTTTCAAGATCgtatatttatcaaagaaagaatacttttactccactcatatattatcttttatttggAGTAAAAATAACGTATACTtcgatttaatatttatcactcgaaaagtatacaagttataaatattctttatagAATATTACTACACTCGGCCTAGACATTTCTAGTCCAAAAACTCTTTTTATAAACCCAAGttatttgtcgtagatattgttttctgaattttgtagtgaggaaaagtgaagtgaggtgatcttcgtttcaAGACCCAAGTCCCAAACGGGTAACGGGGAGTTATTCGTTttcgcaccgtgaggaagaggaaagacccaagacctaagacctttGTCCAAGACCCacaaaagtttagaagttcaaagactacacccggggtacaacgactttgaggaggtgacggggagttacgctccaagacgagtcttgtaagtttacatttatagtgaggaggtaacgggaagttacgctccaagatatatatttgtaaaggcttctccgcctactgtaaaggagtatctttatagtagagaaaatctcgagtccggggaggagctcggggactggagtaggggtgagtggactccatcggttgagttagccaccgcgaaccaggataaatccTTGTGTGTGGTACTTTACTTTCTTTGCTCTTTGCTTCCGCACATATATATACTGCTCATCTCTCGATACAAgttttaaaaaggggataaactttttaTAACACcgcaaaatttttaaattggtgattaagctattcaacccccccttctagcttaattaacctcgtatcggacctaacaattggtatc
This region includes:
- the LOC135150418 gene encoding uncharacterized protein LOC135150418, encoding MGFNPLFTILKDNKLTGPNYIEWKRNLDIVLTAEEYKFCTYEPKPEQPAADAPDEEKEYYKRWTKADEMSRCYILAAMSGVLQHQHQAMATASDMLFNLKELFGDQNRAARQVAMKALMNTQMAEGTPVRDHVLKMMSHLNEIEILGAELDGETQIDIILMSLPKSFEQFRLNYNMNKRQYSLAELLTELQAAEGLFRQSVQVNVAEKGSSSKPKGNKKKKKNKKQNNRKKVNKCSASYEVGGGYLQEELNARDSTRKKQQGKEEPSVDSSAYYQAILKGGDQVTLCS